From the genome of Impatiens glandulifera chromosome 9, dImpGla2.1, whole genome shotgun sequence, one region includes:
- the LOC124916700 gene encoding transcription factor MYB14-like: MVRTPCFDKDGKKKGSWSLEEDNKLKAYIHKYGIENWRQIPKYADLARCGKSCRLRWVNYLCPSVKRGNYTKKEEETIVKLHQKLGNQWAVIAKELPGRTDNEIKNYWHTHIKKKLKLPKQNHNSLGKTPTY; encoded by the exons ATGGTGAGAACTCCTTGCTTTGACAAAGATGGGAAGAAGAAAGGATCATGGAGTTTGGAAGAAGATAATAAGTTGAAAGCTTACATCCATAAATATGGCATTGAGAATTGGCGCCAGATTCCCAAATATGCTG ATCTAGCTAGATGCGGAAAAAGTTGTAGATTGCGATGGGTTAATTATTTATGTCCGAGTGTGAAGCGAGGGAATTACACTAAAAAAGAAGAGGAAACCATCGTCAAATTGCATCAAAAACTTGGAAATCA ATGGGCGGTCATAGCTAAAGAACTCCCTGGAAGAACCGATAACGAGATAAAGAATTACTGGCATACACacattaagaaaaaattaaagttacCAAAACAAAATCATAATAGTCTAGGCAAAACTCCCACCTATTAA